The following are encoded in a window of Halorubrum aethiopicum genomic DNA:
- a CDS encoding TMEM165/GDT1 family protein has product MTPFLEIVVIAAIAQLTVLPGEKVQFIIAGLSTRFKPLLVVAAAGTAFAGWTVLEILFGQALQQALPGVVLDGITAALFLLFAVLLVRSAPGGHNVPVESATQTDGGVVGTRITDINPEFEAFGHTIGGQLGEFLTIFAMMAAGEFGDKTQLVTIGLAAQYGASAAIWAGEMLVIIPVSLANAYFFHTFSHRFDVRKAHYAGAALFAFFGMDTVLGIATGPEAVFGHNSLWEAIVSAASDILLAVV; this is encoded by the coding sequence ATGACGCCGTTTCTGGAGATCGTCGTAATCGCGGCCATCGCGCAGCTCACCGTCCTGCCGGGCGAGAAGGTCCAGTTCATCATCGCCGGGCTCTCGACCCGGTTCAAGCCACTGCTGGTCGTCGCGGCGGCCGGGACGGCGTTCGCGGGCTGGACCGTCCTCGAGATCCTGTTCGGTCAGGCGCTCCAGCAGGCGCTCCCGGGCGTCGTCCTCGACGGGATTACGGCGGCGCTCTTCCTGCTGTTCGCGGTGTTACTCGTCCGGTCAGCCCCTGGAGGGCACAACGTCCCAGTCGAGAGCGCCACACAGACGGACGGTGGCGTCGTCGGGACACGGATCACGGACATCAACCCGGAGTTCGAAGCGTTCGGCCACACGATCGGCGGGCAGCTGGGCGAGTTCCTCACCATCTTCGCGATGATGGCAGCCGGGGAGTTCGGCGACAAGACACAACTCGTCACCATCGGGCTGGCGGCACAGTACGGGGCTAGTGCTGCCATCTGGGCAGGCGAAATGTTGGTCATTATTCCGGTAAGCCTTGCGAATGCATACTTCTTCCACACGTTCTCACACCGGTTCGACGTCCGGAAGGCCCACTACGCCGGGGCGGCCCTGTTTGCGTTCTTCGGGATGGACACGGTTTTAGGGATAGCAACCGGCCCGGAAGCGGTGTTCGGTCACAACAGCCTCTGGGAGGCAATCGTCAGCGCCGCTTCGGATATCCTCCTCGCGGTCGTGTAA
- a CDS encoding multicopper oxidase domain-containing protein produces MPSIDYSSAADVTKRLEERLVESLTGETSVSRRTVLGGLGVAGSAAVGLGSSRAAASSDHDDEGEHGNFGAVGEYRDLDFDPHEFLTAFNTGESGQDNVPQQVYEEDGQTVREFEFTAVDTTITIAPGVEFSAWAYNGQVPGPTIRAVEGDLIRVKFTNLGRHAHTIHPHLKNLNPRMDGIPQNGPGVLDTGESFTYEWIAQPAGTHFYHCHSLPLKEHIHRGLYGTIIVDPDPERVRENPREYVNYPGPITDDFREQLVEEAKSRNHEYAENDAVNEMVMVMNSFDTNFDGGNEVYAANTRAFGYGVGDTDGEGNWTAGETKRPIQIDKDQRQRVYLSNATEFDLINSFHTHSQFFDYYDHGTTLTPTNKTVDTIMQCQAQRGIIEIDYSDHEPGLYMFHAHQSEFAELGWMSFFEVV; encoded by the coding sequence ATGCCATCGATAGATTACAGTAGCGCAGCAGACGTCACAAAACGACTTGAAGAGCGACTGGTCGAATCACTCACTGGTGAAACGAGTGTCAGTCGCCGCACGGTCCTCGGCGGGCTCGGTGTTGCAGGCAGTGCAGCAGTCGGACTCGGGAGCTCCCGAGCAGCTGCCTCGTCCGATCACGACGATGAGGGTGAACACGGTAACTTCGGTGCAGTGGGCGAATACCGGGATTTGGATTTCGACCCCCACGAATTCCTCACTGCGTTCAATACCGGAGAGAGCGGACAGGATAACGTTCCCCAACAGGTCTACGAGGAGGATGGCCAAACCGTACGGGAATTCGAGTTCACTGCCGTCGACACGACGATCACGATTGCGCCGGGCGTCGAGTTCTCGGCGTGGGCGTACAACGGCCAGGTACCGGGCCCGACGATCCGTGCCGTCGAGGGCGACCTCATCCGCGTGAAGTTCACGAACCTGGGACGACACGCGCACACGATCCATCCACACCTGAAGAACCTCAACCCGCGAATGGACGGGATTCCACAAAACGGGCCTGGCGTTCTCGATACGGGTGAGTCATTCACGTACGAGTGGATCGCCCAACCCGCCGGCACGCACTTCTATCACTGCCACTCGCTCCCGCTGAAAGAGCACATCCACCGCGGACTCTATGGCACGATCATCGTCGATCCGGACCCCGAACGCGTCAGGGAGAATCCACGCGAGTACGTCAATTACCCGGGCCCGATTACCGACGACTTCCGAGAGCAGCTCGTCGAAGAGGCGAAGAGCCGGAATCACGAGTACGCCGAAAACGACGCCGTCAACGAGATGGTGATGGTGATGAACTCGTTCGATACCAACTTCGATGGCGGTAACGAGGTCTATGCGGCGAACACGCGGGCGTTCGGATATGGAGTTGGTGACACCGACGGTGAGGGCAACTGGACGGCGGGCGAGACGAAACGTCCCATCCAGATCGACAAGGACCAACGCCAGCGCGTATACCTCTCCAATGCAACGGAGTTCGACCTCATCAACTCGTTCCACACGCATTCGCAGTTCTTCGACTACTACGACCACGGGACGACGCTGACGCCGACGAATAAGACCGTGGACACGATCATGCAGTGTCAAGCCCAGCGCGGAATCATCGAGATCGACTACTCGGACCACGAGCCCGGGCTGTACATGTTCCACGCGCATCAGTCGGAGTTCGCCGAACTCGGCTGGATGAGCTTCTTCGAGGTGGTCTAA
- a CDS encoding ZIP family metal transporter, translated as MADKTQDTTTDGGVTADEEITQPLGLPRWVSALLPIVLLVLVLGVFAFTSPLAGVQSGTPLPDVTITHTTLPSDETVVLHVTNNGPESVTISQVLVDEAYWDFRVEGAGGDQTLAPMESAQIVIPYHWNPGWDLGVTLVLSDGATFHNTIVAPSQSPGFSLGLLGTLAVIGLFVGVIPVALGMLWFPYIKTMSDRWLHAVLLFAAGVLGFLAFDAGFEAFELAERIPGAYEGNLLVVFGIFGALLLVQAISAWREGRVAAGDSRASSGLWIAYLVAIGIGLHNLAEGLAIGSSFALGRVSLGAFLVIGFMLHNVTEGPAVVAPVARGERPSLKHFAALGVIAGAPVILGGWIGSLAYSPTIGAFFLAIGVGAILQVDWEIARMVRDAGGRVASATNLLAFLFGLAIMYVTDLFVVL; from the coding sequence ATGGCGGATAAGACACAAGACACGACGACGGACGGTGGTGTAACGGCTGACGAAGAGATCACACAACCGCTCGGGCTTCCGCGATGGGTCAGCGCGTTACTCCCGATTGTGTTGCTCGTACTCGTTTTGGGCGTGTTCGCGTTCACGTCCCCGCTCGCCGGAGTTCAGAGCGGCACACCGCTTCCCGACGTGACGATCACACATACGACCCTTCCGAGCGACGAAACGGTCGTCTTGCACGTGACGAACAACGGGCCCGAATCTGTGACGATATCACAGGTTCTCGTCGACGAGGCGTACTGGGATTTCCGAGTCGAAGGAGCTGGTGGTGACCAAACGCTCGCCCCGATGGAAAGCGCACAGATCGTGATTCCGTATCACTGGAATCCGGGGTGGGACCTCGGAGTCACCCTCGTACTATCTGATGGAGCAACGTTCCATAATACGATCGTCGCGCCGAGTCAATCACCCGGGTTTAGCCTCGGGCTGCTCGGGACGCTTGCAGTCATCGGGCTGTTCGTGGGCGTGATCCCAGTCGCCTTAGGGATGCTGTGGTTCCCCTACATCAAGACGATGAGCGATCGGTGGCTGCACGCCGTGCTCCTGTTTGCGGCCGGCGTACTGGGCTTCTTGGCGTTCGACGCCGGGTTTGAGGCGTTCGAGCTCGCCGAGAGGATTCCAGGCGCATACGAGGGCAACCTCTTGGTCGTCTTCGGGATATTCGGCGCACTATTACTCGTCCAGGCGATCAGTGCGTGGCGTGAGGGCCGTGTCGCCGCTGGTGATAGTCGGGCGAGTAGCGGTCTCTGGATCGCCTATCTGGTCGCGATAGGAATCGGCTTGCACAACCTCGCGGAAGGACTTGCTATCGGGAGTTCGTTCGCACTCGGGCGCGTCTCGCTCGGTGCATTCCTCGTGATCGGGTTCATGCTCCACAACGTGACGGAAGGTCCGGCTGTCGTCGCGCCGGTCGCCCGCGGGGAACGCCCGTCGCTCAAGCACTTCGCCGCACTCGGGGTGATCGCCGGCGCACCCGTCATCCTCGGGGGCTGGATCGGTAGTCTTGCATACTCGCCGACGATCGGGGCCTTCTTCCTCGCGATCGGGGTTGGCGCAATCCTGCAGGTCGACTGGGAGATCGCGCGAATGGTTCGCGATGCCGGCGGTCGCGTGGCGAGCGCGACGAACCTGCTCGCGTTCCTGTTCGGCCTCGCCATCATGTACGTGACCGATCTCTTCGTTGTCCTCTAA
- a CDS encoding metal-dependent transcriptional regulator — protein sequence MLSAIMEDYLKAIYYLQDETDERVRTSTLAEHMDVEQPSVTSMVKKLAERDFVHYEPYKGVVLTDTGIPVALEIIRHHRLLERYLTERLEYDWAEVHDEADRLEHHISSQFADRIAEQLGNPAVDPHGDPIPTADLDVSPLQSGETLADQQVGDKVRIERVPDNDPDLLRYLSEHEITPTTVVEIVETTSFGMVTLVPDGTNERVALPEEVARSITAQTLAGSSN from the coding sequence ATGCTGAGCGCCATCATGGAGGACTATCTCAAAGCGATCTATTACCTCCAGGACGAAACGGATGAACGGGTGCGGACCTCGACGCTCGCTGAGCATATGGACGTAGAACAACCGTCAGTCACCAGTATGGTGAAAAAATTGGCCGAGCGCGATTTTGTCCATTACGAACCCTACAAGGGCGTTGTACTCACAGACACTGGAATCCCGGTCGCGCTCGAAATCATTCGCCATCATCGGCTCTTAGAACGATACCTGACGGAGCGTCTCGAGTACGATTGGGCTGAGGTACACGACGAAGCAGATCGCCTCGAACACCATATAAGTAGTCAATTCGCTGATAGAATTGCAGAGCAGTTAGGGAATCCGGCAGTTGACCCGCATGGCGACCCGATTCCCACAGCGGATCTGGACGTTTCACCGTTACAATCCGGTGAAACACTCGCTGATCAGCAGGTCGGCGACAAGGTTCGAATCGAACGGGTGCCAGACAATGACCCAGATCTACTCCGGTACCTTTCTGAACACGAGATTACCCCAACAACTGTAGTCGAAATTGTTGAGACCACCTCATTTGGGATGGTGACGCTTGTTCCCGATGGCACCAACGAACGAGTTGCACTCCCAGAGGAAGTGGCCCGATCCATAACCGCTCAAACGCTCGCTGGGTCTTCAAACTAA
- the xseA gene encoding exodeoxyribonuclease VII large subunit: protein MADAEREVDDVLSGNVLSVQELNDRIASVVQDTPALNGVRCIGEVTDLHQNSTALYFTLTDGDAELPCMLWANRYQKMDADLEDGTEVILEGDIDYWTEGGKIDLKPWEVIVVGDGDQAAAVERLRSELEERGWFDDEQKQRPPAFPERVGVVTSLRGDARYDIQNAIHEQDPTVDILVKDATVQGSEAPTSIANGIHHLDRSEEVDSIIVGRGGGSDSNLQAFNTERVAEAIFTANTPVVTAIGHTDDRLIADQVADVTTITPTAAGEYIVNSREEFFAGEVKPLAQQLDAAYETFQQEHEHERELAEAVDEAAASEGLPPVYYKAAIAVLLLLLLAITGLWLGVI, encoded by the coding sequence ATGGCTGATGCCGAACGGGAGGTAGATGATGTCCTGTCCGGGAATGTTCTTTCAGTCCAAGAGCTGAACGACCGAATTGCATCGGTCGTCCAGGACACGCCTGCCCTCAACGGCGTCCGCTGTATTGGCGAGGTCACGGATCTCCATCAGAACAGTACCGCCCTCTATTTCACCCTGACTGACGGCGACGCCGAGCTTCCCTGTATGCTCTGGGCGAACCGCTATCAGAAGATGGACGCTGACCTCGAGGACGGGACCGAGGTCATCCTCGAAGGCGATATCGACTACTGGACAGAGGGCGGGAAAATCGACCTCAAGCCGTGGGAGGTGATCGTCGTCGGCGACGGCGATCAAGCAGCTGCCGTCGAGCGACTACGAAGCGAACTCGAAGAGCGTGGCTGGTTCGACGACGAGCAGAAACAGCGCCCGCCGGCGTTCCCAGAGCGGGTTGGGGTCGTAACCTCCCTCCGTGGCGATGCCCGCTATGACATCCAGAACGCGATCCACGAACAGGACCCTACCGTCGACATCCTGGTGAAGGACGCCACCGTCCAAGGGTCGGAGGCGCCCACATCCATCGCGAACGGCATCCACCATCTGGACCGCTCCGAGGAGGTCGACTCGATCATCGTCGGCCGTGGCGGTGGGAGTGATTCGAACCTCCAGGCGTTCAACACCGAGCGGGTCGCGGAGGCGATTTTCACCGCCAATACCCCGGTGGTCACCGCGATTGGGCATACTGACGACCGGTTAATCGCAGATCAGGTCGCGGATGTAACGACGATCACGCCGACGGCCGCTGGCGAGTATATCGTGAATTCCCGCGAGGAGTTCTTCGCGGGCGAAGTCAAGCCGCTGGCACAGCAACTCGACGCCGCGTACGAAACCTTCCAGCAAGAGCATGAACATGAACGGGAACTTGCCGAAGCAGTCGACGAGGCGGCCGCATCCGAGGGGCTCCCGCCGGTCTACTACAAGGCCGCAATCGCTGTACTGTTGTTGCTGTTGTTGGCCATCACTGGGCTTTGGTTGGGGGTGATCTAA
- the xseB gene encoding exodeoxyribonuclease VII small subunit yields MANDQDIHDRLARVEEIIEQLDADECDLDEGTRLHEEGQKLLAEVREILDNGRGEVVELE; encoded by the coding sequence GTGGCAAACGACCAAGATATCCACGATCGGCTGGCCCGTGTCGAAGAAATTATTGAGCAGCTCGATGCGGACGAGTGTGACCTCGATGAAGGGACAAGGCTCCACGAGGAAGGTCAGAAACTCTTGGCCGAGGTGCGAGAAATCCTCGACAACGGGCGTGGAGAGGTCGTGGAACTCGAGTAG
- a CDS encoding metal-dependent transcriptional regulator — MSPSPVVEDTLKTIYHLQQEEDPPVATSAIADRLDKAQATVTSTLDRLEAQGLIAREPYQGSELTDDGETVAVEVLRHHRLLETYLADHLDYPWEQVHEEADRLEHHISEEFERRLAETLENPRRDPHGDPIPGEDLEPPNQDPMTPLSACEVGDRVTITRVSDRDEDDLAYLADVGITPGTAVRIVDVAPFGMITLDVDDTEQAIPEGVATSISVTHLNDADDPAGVEHRGDA, encoded by the coding sequence ATGTCTCCGAGTCCAGTTGTCGAGGATACCCTCAAAACGATCTACCATCTCCAGCAGGAGGAGGATCCACCGGTTGCGACATCCGCTATCGCCGACCGTCTCGACAAGGCACAGGCGACGGTCACGAGTACGCTCGACCGACTTGAAGCGCAGGGACTGATCGCACGCGAACCGTACCAAGGAAGCGAACTCACTGACGACGGCGAAACCGTTGCAGTCGAAGTACTCCGGCATCACCGGCTCCTCGAAACCTATCTGGCCGACCACCTCGATTACCCTTGGGAGCAGGTCCACGAAGAAGCCGACAGACTCGAACACCACATCAGCGAGGAATTCGAACGCCGGCTCGCCGAGACGCTTGAGAATCCTCGGCGAGACCCCCACGGCGATCCAATTCCAGGTGAAGATCTAGAGCCACCGAATCAGGACCCGATGACACCCCTGTCAGCCTGTGAGGTCGGCGATCGAGTGACCATCACTCGCGTCAGTGATCGCGACGAGGATGATCTTGCGTACTTGGCCGACGTCGGGATCACGCCAGGAACGGCGGTCCGTATTGTCGATGTCGCCCCGTTCGGCATGATTACTCTGGATGTCGACGACACTGAGCAAGCCATTCCCGAAGGGGTTGCGACGTCAATCAGCGTGACCCATCTGAACGACGCCGACGACCCGGCGGGCGTTGAGCACCGGGGTGACGCATGA
- a CDS encoding DUF7405 family protein: MTDERGIPRREFLKSAVAIGGVAGFSACLGREEVDIPTAPDDLSSYPQRQHAWNEVLSRDDHGNVIAPSHRVLLYLNYRGDGQPNEDHRDRVETALRGIEHAYERSGDGLLFTVSYSPAYFDRFDESLPDGVDLSDPEALAPFEEPELDTPDAVVHLASNTAQAVIGAEEALKGSKPTLNDVDQPKATLTDVFSLADRRTGFIGNGLPAENVGDAEGVPADKVPEDAPLFMGFKSGFTKNQASEDRVTIQSGPFAGGTTQHISKLRLNLNQWYNQDDRWQREAKMFCPYHAENDVVKGAGDNLGDSNGVDECEPTNKTAREMGVVGHAQKNARVRDDDGSPLLLRRDFDSTDGGRAGVHFLSLQRRISDFVDTKEAMNGTDISEKSAVGQRNNNGILQYIRTERRGNYLVPPRGLRALPPVYPTGSNGEEVTYASS; this comes from the coding sequence ATGACTGACGAGAGGGGAATCCCCCGAAGAGAATTTCTCAAGTCGGCCGTCGCTATCGGCGGAGTAGCAGGATTTAGTGCCTGTTTAGGCCGTGAAGAAGTCGATATCCCGACGGCCCCGGATGATCTCTCATCGTATCCACAGCGTCAACACGCTTGGAATGAGGTCCTCTCACGAGACGACCACGGAAACGTCATCGCCCCGAGCCATCGGGTGCTTCTCTATCTGAATTACCGAGGAGACGGACAACCGAACGAAGACCACCGCGATCGGGTTGAAACAGCTCTCCGTGGCATTGAACACGCCTACGAGCGAAGCGGAGACGGATTATTGTTCACGGTGAGTTATTCTCCGGCATACTTCGACCGGTTCGACGAATCACTTCCTGATGGCGTTGACCTCTCCGATCCGGAAGCACTTGCTCCGTTCGAGGAGCCCGAATTAGATACACCGGATGCGGTCGTCCATCTCGCGAGTAACACGGCGCAGGCGGTGATCGGTGCCGAAGAAGCTCTCAAAGGGAGCAAACCGACCCTCAACGATGTCGATCAGCCTAAGGCTACATTGACCGATGTCTTCTCACTCGCCGACCGGCGGACGGGCTTTATCGGGAACGGGTTACCGGCGGAGAATGTAGGTGACGCTGAGGGTGTTCCAGCCGACAAAGTTCCGGAGGACGCACCTCTGTTTATGGGGTTCAAATCAGGGTTCACAAAGAACCAGGCCAGTGAAGATCGTGTGACGATCCAGTCGGGGCCGTTCGCCGGTGGCACGACTCAGCATATCTCCAAGCTCCGGCTCAACCTCAACCAGTGGTACAATCAGGACGACCGCTGGCAGCGCGAGGCGAAGATGTTCTGCCCATATCACGCCGAGAACGATGTCGTCAAGGGTGCCGGAGACAACCTCGGCGACAGCAACGGAGTCGATGAGTGTGAGCCGACCAATAAAACCGCCCGCGAGATGGGTGTCGTCGGTCACGCGCAGAAGAACGCCCGTGTTCGCGACGATGACGGCTCGCCGCTGCTGCTTCGTCGTGACTTTGATTCGACTGACGGAGGACGAGCGGGCGTACATTTCCTCTCGCTCCAACGGCGGATCAGCGACTTCGTCGACACGAAAGAGGCGATGAACGGAACCGATATTTCCGAGAAGTCGGCCGTCGGGCAGCGAAACAACAACGGTATCCTCCAGTATATCCGGACGGAGCGTCGCGGCAATTACCTCGTGCCCCCGCGGGGTTTGCGCGCGCTTCCGCCTGTATACCCAACCGGCAGCAACGGGGAGGAGGTGACGTATGCGTCGTCGTGA
- a CDS encoding TATA-box-binding protein, producing the protein MSVTAESIQVENVVASSDIGQELDLETLSEDLGATDYDPDNFPGLVYRMHDPKAAALIFRSGKVVCTGAKSVDDVTTALEYVFDELRELGVDVATSPDIEIQNIVSSGDLDHTLNLNAIAIGLGLEHIEYEPEQFPGLVYRLDDPDVVALLFGSGKLVITGGKQLDDAEQALTVIENRLTDLGLLE; encoded by the coding sequence ATGAGTGTCACAGCCGAATCAATTCAAGTCGAGAATGTGGTCGCGTCGTCCGATATCGGTCAAGAACTCGATCTGGAAACGCTTTCTGAGGATTTAGGAGCCACCGACTACGATCCTGATAACTTCCCTGGACTCGTGTATCGGATGCATGATCCTAAAGCCGCAGCGCTCATTTTCCGCTCGGGGAAAGTCGTCTGTACGGGTGCAAAAAGCGTCGACGATGTGACGACTGCGTTGGAATACGTCTTCGACGAGCTCCGTGAATTGGGTGTCGATGTCGCTACCTCTCCAGATATCGAAATCCAGAATATTGTCTCAAGTGGGGACCTCGACCACACACTCAATTTGAATGCGATTGCGATCGGCCTAGGTCTCGAACACATCGAATACGAACCAGAGCAGTTCCCGGGGCTCGTCTACCGGCTTGACGACCCGGACGTCGTCGCACTCCTCTTCGGGAGTGGCAAGCTCGTCATCACGGGCGGAAAACAGCTTGACGATGCTGAACAAGCGCTTACAGTGATCGAAAACCGGCTCACTGACCTCGGGTTACTGGAGTAA
- a CDS encoding iron transporter, with the protein MRRRDVLRVAGSTSIVGLAGCASVFETPSASAPPMAGNRPDTVYHPTHYEGMKMAGMKQQDGYKCALTYSYPHRFWLMKPNGTTKVDIQSADSVHIMPVVWDAQTGIIPPDINPQLTITQNGESIDQFAPWPMLSQPMGFHFGDNAQLQGDGTYTVEVSIGGPSTRRTGSLAENQGNASFEFEFEFSESTLDEISYTDISDDKEGTRGAVDLMDMEMIPDSQVPTPDALPGDVRGSETTGDARFVVTVLEDASRFGGDGEQKYLAVSPRTPYNRTMLPMMSLSVILQRDGASVFDGILQSTINPELRYHYGTTVSDVQTGDELTITVDSPPQTARHEGYETAFVDMPEIQMTL; encoded by the coding sequence ATGCGTCGTCGTGATGTGCTCCGGGTCGCCGGGAGCACTTCGATCGTCGGCCTCGCTGGGTGTGCCAGCGTGTTCGAGACACCTTCTGCTTCTGCCCCACCAATGGCCGGGAATCGGCCGGATACAGTCTACCATCCCACCCACTACGAGGGAATGAAAATGGCTGGAATGAAACAGCAGGATGGGTACAAGTGTGCGCTCACGTACTCGTATCCGCATCGCTTCTGGCTGATGAAGCCAAACGGGACCACGAAGGTTGACATCCAGTCGGCGGATTCCGTTCATATAATGCCGGTCGTCTGGGACGCACAGACAGGGATCATTCCGCCCGATATCAATCCGCAGCTCACGATCACACAGAATGGGGAATCGATTGATCAATTCGCGCCGTGGCCGATGCTCTCTCAGCCGATGGGCTTTCACTTCGGCGATAACGCCCAACTTCAGGGCGACGGCACATACACTGTCGAGGTCAGTATCGGCGGGCCGTCGACGCGGCGGACCGGATCGCTGGCCGAGAACCAGGGGAACGCCTCGTTCGAGTTCGAATTCGAGTTCAGCGAATCGACGCTCGATGAGATCTCGTACACAGACATCTCCGACGACAAGGAAGGCACGAGGGGTGCTGTCGATCTAATGGACATGGAGATGATACCGGACTCGCAGGTGCCGACGCCGGACGCACTCCCCGGTGACGTGCGTGGCTCGGAAACGACCGGAGACGCGAGGTTCGTGGTTACGGTCCTCGAAGACGCGTCGCGTTTCGGTGGTGACGGGGAACAGAAGTACCTCGCTGTGTCTCCGCGCACGCCGTACAATCGGACGATGCTGCCGATGATGTCATTATCTGTAATATTACAGCGCGATGGTGCGTCAGTATTCGACGGAATTCTACAGTCAACCATCAATCCAGAGCTCCGCTATCACTACGGGACAACAGTTTCGGACGTACAGACGGGAGATGAGCTGACGATCACAGTCGATTCGCCCCCACAAACGGCTCGCCATGAGGGATACGAGACAGCCTTCGTTGATATGCCGGAGATACAGATGACATTGTGA
- a CDS encoding sulfite exporter TauE/SafE family protein, with amino-acid sequence MFDAVLRVDLLLFLTIGVLGGAHCIGMCGPLVTMYAERMAPRGDAGTVRSGTPGQRGHLTTYEVRQHALFNLGRTVSYALIGGVFGALGGFVFISADQITAIADSVRGGVGILIGIFIIVSGVKYLLGGAAGLGIPGVQRVTNWIAVRVDRYVNTPGIVGLGALHGLLPCPILYPAYLFAFATGSAVSGFLALATLGIGTIPAVFAYGTLIESVDAIHRRRLHRLLGIAFILLGYVLLGHGLMTIGITVPTPMLPRYQPLG; translated from the coding sequence ATGTTTGACGCAGTCCTCCGTGTTGATCTTCTTCTCTTTTTGACTATTGGTGTGCTTGGTGGGGCACACTGTATCGGTATGTGTGGGCCGCTGGTGACCATGTATGCCGAGCGGATGGCTCCCCGTGGAGACGCCGGGACGGTGAGGTCAGGTACCCCGGGTCAACGTGGACATCTTACCACATATGAGGTTCGTCAACACGCTCTATTTAATTTGGGGCGGACGGTCAGCTACGCGCTCATCGGTGGGGTGTTCGGCGCGCTTGGTGGTTTCGTGTTTATTTCAGCGGACCAAATAACCGCAATCGCCGATTCCGTCCGGGGCGGCGTCGGTATTTTGATCGGGATATTCATCATCGTATCCGGTGTGAAATATCTTCTCGGAGGTGCTGCTGGTCTCGGAATTCCTGGAGTACAGAGAGTAACCAATTGGATCGCTGTTCGCGTTGACCGATACGTAAATACTCCTGGAATCGTTGGCCTCGGTGCGCTTCATGGGTTGCTCCCCTGTCCGATACTGTATCCCGCGTACCTGTTCGCATTCGCGACGGGATCTGCTGTATCCGGTTTTCTCGCGTTAGCGACGCTTGGTATTGGGACGATACCAGCCGTTTTCGCTTATGGAACGCTTATTGAGTCCGTCGATGCCATTCATCGCCGACGACTCCATCGTCTCCTCGGTATCGCCTTCATTCTGCTGGGATACGTTTTGTTGGGACATGGATTGATGACAATCGGCATCACTGTTCCAACGCCGATGCTTCCACGATATCAACCGCTGGGGTGA
- a CDS encoding cupredoxin domain-containing protein translates to MVSKFYNRRSILRLSTATLATLTTAGCLGGQSSSAQTVTMPGDLTFEPKTATVETGETVTWTNESDIDHTVTAYEEEVPDEAAYFASGGFESERAARNRITEGLIAPGENYEHTFEEPGTYGYFCIPHESSGMVGTVRVR, encoded by the coding sequence ATGGTCTCGAAGTTCTACAATCGACGATCGATATTGCGACTCAGCACCGCGACCCTAGCGACTCTAACCACCGCCGGGTGTCTAGGTGGACAGTCATCGTCGGCCCAGACCGTCACGATGCCCGGCGACCTCACGTTCGAGCCGAAGACTGCAACGGTAGAAACAGGAGAGACGGTAACGTGGACGAACGAGAGTGACATCGATCACACGGTCACAGCGTATGAAGAGGAGGTTCCAGACGAGGCCGCGTACTTCGCAAGTGGTGGCTTCGAATCAGAGCGTGCTGCGAGGAATCGGATCACCGAGGGGCTCATCGCTCCGGGCGAGAACTACGAGCACACGTTCGAGGAACCTGGAACGTACGGGTACTTTTGTATCCCACACGAGAGTTCGGGGATGGTCGGGACAGTTCGAGTAAGATAA
- a CDS encoding DNA-binding protein has translation MSDLIVKAAVKDALSDQNVSADFYDALNEEVAELLDDAAKRAEANDRKTVQPRDL, from the coding sequence ATGTCTGACCTCATCGTCAAAGCAGCCGTGAAGGACGCACTCTCTGACCAGAACGTCTCGGCAGATTTCTACGACGCCCTCAACGAAGAGGTCGCCGAACTGCTCGACGACGCCGCAAAGCGTGCTGAGGCCAACGACCGGAAGACGGTCCAGCCCCGCGACCTCTAA